The proteins below come from a single Chryseobacterium capnotolerans genomic window:
- the tpx gene encoding thiol peroxidase gives MSTTITLKGNEVHTIGTLPAVGTTVKDFALVDSGLAVKTLETFEGKKKVFNIFPSIDTPTCAASSRKFNEEASKLENTVVINVSKDLPFALGRFCAAEGLNNVETLSDFRSSFGDDYEVTITDSPLKGLLSRAVIVTDENNKVVYTEQVSEIADEPNYDAALAALNN, from the coding sequence ATGTCAACGACAATCACTTTGAAAGGAAACGAAGTACACACAATAGGAACATTACCAGCTGTAGGAACTACTGTTAAAGATTTTGCATTGGTAGATTCAGGATTAGCAGTAAAGACTCTTGAAACTTTTGAAGGAAAGAAAAAAGTATTCAATATCTTCCCAAGTATTGATACGCCAACTTGTGCTGCTTCCAGCAGAAAATTTAATGAAGAAGCTTCAAAACTTGAAAATACAGTGGTAATCAACGTTTCTAAAGATCTTCCGTTTGCATTAGGAAGATTCTGTGCAGCAGAAGGATTGAACAATGTTGAGACCCTTTCAGACTTCAGAAGCAGCTTTGGTGATGATTATGAAGTAACGATTACAGATTCTCCATTAAAAGGCCTTCTAAGCCGTGCGGTAATTGTTACAGACGAAAACAATAAAGTGGTTTACACTGAGCAGGTTTCAGAAATTGCTGACGAACCTAACTATGATGCAGCGCTTGCAGCATTAAACAATTAG
- a CDS encoding Crp/Fnr family transcriptional regulator, whose amino-acid sequence MMSDHYEKYGELFQVDQEHFDEFYALLKDTQLLKSDFFLKQGDKCKYLGFIKKGTIRCFYINDQGREINFGFYFENEFFTDYESILCDTVSNMNIQALENCEILLLSKEHLQALYQKEAYWQKFGRVMSEKIYLDAKKRIDDLICLSPENRYLNLLKKQPLLFQKIAQKHIASYLGVTEQSLSRIRSRIVN is encoded by the coding sequence ATGATGTCAGATCATTATGAAAAATATGGAGAACTTTTTCAGGTAGATCAGGAGCATTTTGATGAGTTTTATGCCCTCCTTAAAGATACCCAGCTTTTAAAATCAGATTTCTTTCTGAAGCAGGGTGACAAATGCAAATACCTGGGATTTATCAAGAAAGGAACAATAAGATGCTTTTATATCAATGATCAGGGTAGAGAGATTAACTTTGGATTCTATTTTGAAAATGAGTTCTTTACCGATTACGAAAGCATACTTTGTGATACTGTATCCAATATGAACATTCAGGCATTGGAAAATTGTGAGATCTTATTGTTGAGTAAGGAGCATTTGCAGGCATTATATCAGAAAGAAGCCTATTGGCAGAAATTTGGGCGGGTGATGAGTGAGAAAATTTACTTGGATGCCAAAAAAAGGATTGATGATTTGATATGCCTATCTCCGGAAAACAGGTATCTGAACCTTTTAAAAAAACAACCTCTTCTTTTCCAGAAAATAGCACAGAAACATATTGCGAGTTATCTGGGCGTTACAGAACAATCATTAAGCAGAATCCGGAGTAGGATCGTAAATTAA
- a CDS encoding alpha/beta hydrolase has translation MEQKDLTIILVHGAWGDGSHWQYIIPSLVKAGYKVRSVQNPLTSLQDDIDKTKDLIDAQEGKVLLVGHSYGGAVISGAGNHDKVAGLVYIAAFAPDAGDSLGSLLGRRESPGGASIYPDNKGFLWIKYDEFKSAFSQDLDDEKALVMALSQKPIHGQCFGDVAGEPAWKTKPSWYQISSDDRMIPAETEKEMAERMQPKKIITLDAGHASLASHPKEVTQLILEAASSL, from the coding sequence ATGGAACAGAAAGATTTAACCATTATTTTGGTACACGGAGCTTGGGGAGATGGATCTCACTGGCAGTACATTATTCCTTCCCTGGTAAAAGCAGGGTATAAAGTAAGAAGCGTTCAGAATCCTCTTACTTCTTTGCAGGACGATATTGATAAAACAAAAGATCTTATTGATGCCCAGGAAGGGAAAGTTCTGTTAGTAGGGCATTCTTATGGTGGAGCGGTTATTTCAGGAGCCGGAAACCATGATAAAGTAGCTGGATTGGTTTATATTGCTGCCTTTGCACCAGATGCAGGTGATAGTTTGGGCTCTCTTTTAGGAAGAAGAGAATCTCCGGGTGGAGCAAGCATTTATCCAGATAATAAAGGGTTTTTATGGATCAAATATGATGAATTTAAATCCGCATTCAGTCAGGATCTGGATGATGAAAAAGCGTTGGTAATGGCATTGTCTCAAAAACCTATTCATGGGCAGTGTTTCGGAGATGTTGCAGGAGAACCGGCATGGAAAACAAAACCAAGCTGGTACCAGATTTCATCCGATGACCGTATGATTCCGGCGGAAACAGAAAAAGAAATGGCGGAACGTATGCAGCCTAAAAAAATAATCACATTGGATGCCGGGCATGCTTCATTGGCTTCACATCCAAAAGAAGTTACACAACTGATTTTGGAAGCCGCATCTTCTCTTTAA
- a CDS encoding VOC family protein, which translates to MVKRIVANIKTEDLAKGNLFYQDILELDILMDHGWIKTLGTDEKATVQISFAQQGGNETEVPDLSIEVDNIEEIYDKMKKAGFKIVYDITNEDWGVRRFFVKDPFGKVINILSHQ; encoded by the coding sequence ATGGTAAAAAGAATTGTAGCTAATATAAAAACAGAGGATCTTGCAAAAGGAAACCTCTTTTATCAGGATATTTTAGAACTTGATATTTTGATGGATCATGGCTGGATTAAAACACTCGGTACTGATGAGAAAGCGACTGTTCAGATCAGCTTTGCCCAACAGGGAGGGAATGAAACAGAAGTTCCTGATTTGTCAATAGAAGTTGATAACATTGAGGAAATTTATGATAAAATGAAAAAAGCAGGTTTTAAAATTGTTTATGATATTACAAATGAAGATTGGGGAGTGCGCCGCTTTTTTGTAAAAGATCCATTCGGAAAAGTAATTAATATCTTATCCCATCAATAA
- a CDS encoding glyoxalase superfamily protein, with protein sequence MKADQIIPVLRIFDYQKALEFYVDWLGFEIAWEHRFEENMPAYIEVKKENIIIHLTEHHGDASPGSSIFIWGEGVAEYHKELIDKNYKYNRPGLEKTFYDAVSFTVNDPFGNKIIFNEKYDEKKHGDLKFHSIE encoded by the coding sequence ATGAAAGCAGACCAAATTATCCCAGTACTCAGAATCTTTGATTACCAGAAAGCTCTTGAATTTTATGTTGATTGGCTAGGCTTTGAAATTGCCTGGGAACACCGTTTTGAAGAAAATATGCCTGCTTATATAGAGGTGAAAAAAGAAAATATTATTATTCATCTGACGGAGCATCATGGAGATGCAAGCCCTGGAAGCAGTATTTTTATTTGGGGAGAAGGCGTTGCAGAATATCATAAGGAACTTATTGATAAAAACTATAAATACAACCGCCCTGGACTCGAAAAAACTTTCTATGATGCTGTTTCTTTTACTGTAAATGATCCTTTTGGAAATAAAATTATTTTCAATGAAAAATACGATGAGAAAAAGCATGGAGATTTAAAATTTCACTCAATAGAATAA
- a CDS encoding DUF763 domain-containing protein, producing the protein MKRSGTADLPLHYGKVPPWLYERMSILGLSIVEAILTDYGKDEVLRRLADPFWFQSFGAVMGMDWHSSGITTSVMGALKRSINPNSQSLGLYICGGKGKFSRETPSELIQIAEKTGLNGHELVRASKLSAKVDNTAIQDGYQLYLHNFILSDNGNWSVIQQGMHESDGTARRYHWHSENITSFVEEPHTGINGISRGRILNLTDSEAAENRKGILDISHTDSIDVMKDFSRLILPAHHDVQASDVDLKRLGALLYITREQQPQNFEDLLMLEGVGPRTMQSLALVSEVIHGAPSRFSDPARFSFAHGGKDGHPFPVPINVYDESITILRKGIEKSKLGNSDKLNTLNKLHQIVTKAEKDFTPDFDIQEVIEEERQNSWRFGGKTVMGDAQKPSPPKAIQLSLF; encoded by the coding sequence ATGAAACGTTCAGGAACAGCAGATTTACCCCTTCACTATGGCAAAGTACCGCCATGGCTGTATGAACGTATGTCTATTCTGGGCCTATCTATTGTTGAAGCGATCCTGACGGATTATGGTAAAGATGAAGTACTTCGCAGATTAGCAGACCCGTTTTGGTTCCAAAGTTTTGGAGCCGTGATGGGGATGGATTGGCATTCTTCAGGAATAACCACTTCAGTAATGGGCGCTTTGAAGCGTTCTATTAATCCTAATTCCCAATCATTGGGGCTTTATATTTGTGGTGGAAAAGGAAAGTTTTCCAGAGAGACTCCGTCAGAACTCATTCAGATTGCTGAAAAAACAGGTCTAAACGGACACGAGCTGGTAAGAGCCAGTAAACTTTCAGCAAAGGTTGATAATACGGCTATTCAGGATGGGTATCAGTTGTATCTGCATAACTTTATCCTATCAGATAACGGAAATTGGAGCGTCATTCAACAGGGAATGCATGAGTCTGACGGTACTGCAAGACGTTATCATTGGCATTCTGAAAATATAACTTCATTTGTAGAAGAACCTCATACGGGAATCAATGGGATTTCAAGAGGACGTATTTTAAACCTTACAGATTCCGAAGCCGCTGAAAACAGAAAGGGAATTCTGGATATTTCCCATACGGATTCTATAGACGTCATGAAAGATTTTTCAAGGCTCATTCTCCCGGCTCATCATGATGTACAGGCTTCTGATGTAGATCTTAAGCGTCTGGGAGCACTTTTGTATATCACCCGTGAACAACAGCCGCAGAATTTTGAAGATTTACTGATGCTGGAAGGAGTGGGACCAAGGACTATGCAATCGTTGGCGCTGGTAAGCGAGGTCATTCATGGAGCTCCTTCAAGATTTAGTGACCCTGCAAGGTTTTCCTTTGCGCATGGAGGAAAAGACGGACATCCATTCCCGGTTCCAATCAATGTATATGATGAAAGTATCACTATCCTCAGAAAAGGAATAGAAAAATCCAAACTTGGAAATTCAGATAAACTGAATACCTTAAATAAGCTTCATCAGATTGTAACCAAAGCTGAAAAAGATTTCACTCCGGATTTTGATATCCAGGAAGTCATTGAAGAAGAACGTCAGAACTCATGGCGTTTTGGTGGGAAAACGGTGATGGGTGATGCCCAGAAACCTAGTCCTCCTAAAGCCATTCAGCTTTCTTTATTTTAA
- a CDS encoding Crp/Fnr family transcriptional regulator: MTHKSLEICYDFPFFFREELDEIFQAHEKTSFQKGDFILEEGKMANEYYILDSGLARSFVNDFNGNEVTTHFFVENEVIIEVLSMFQRIPTQENIICITDCECWKLDYDTFQELFHKIPNLREWGRAWMSKELFDYKQRSVEMFTLSATRRYLNLLEQKPKVVQFAPLKQIASYLGVTDTSLSRIRKELVSHPKKI; encoded by the coding sequence ATGACTCACAAATCCCTCGAAATATGCTATGATTTTCCGTTTTTTTTTCGGGAAGAACTTGATGAAATATTTCAGGCTCATGAAAAAACATCCTTCCAGAAAGGAGATTTTATTCTTGAGGAAGGAAAAATGGCCAATGAGTATTATATTCTGGATAGCGGACTAGCCCGTTCATTTGTCAATGATTTTAACGGAAATGAAGTAACCACCCATTTTTTTGTAGAGAATGAGGTTATTATTGAGGTTTTATCCATGTTTCAAAGAATTCCAACGCAGGAAAATATTATTTGTATCACAGACTGTGAATGCTGGAAGCTGGATTATGATACCTTTCAGGAGTTATTCCACAAAATTCCAAACCTCAGAGAATGGGGAAGAGCCTGGATGTCTAAAGAGCTTTTCGATTATAAACAGCGTTCTGTAGAAATGTTTACCCTTTCAGCAACAAGAAGATATCTGAATTTGCTGGAACAGAAGCCTAAGGTCGTACAGTTTGCTCCATTGAAGCAGATTGCATCTTATCTGGGTGTAACAGATACTTCACTGAGCAGAATTCGTAAAGAATTGGTCTCGCATCCCAAGAAGATTTAA
- a CDS encoding VOC family protein encodes MKINQIYVNLPVKDVQKTRAFWTTLGFSINEQFSDDKAVCVVMKEDHIYTMFLKEEFFQTFTNRPTSKGDTTQVLLAIGVESREEVDQMVKTAIENGGSKYSESMDHGWMYQSAFADLNGHQWEVMYADASQIPSE; translated from the coding sequence ATGAAAATCAATCAGATCTATGTCAATTTACCCGTAAAAGACGTACAAAAAACCAGAGCATTCTGGACAACACTCGGTTTTTCCATTAACGAACAGTTTTCGGATGATAAAGCAGTGTGTGTAGTGATGAAAGAAGATCATATTTACACGATGTTTCTGAAAGAAGAATTTTTCCAAACCTTTACCAACAGACCTACTTCCAAAGGAGATACTACTCAGGTACTTCTTGCCATTGGGGTAGAAAGTAGAGAAGAAGTAGATCAGATGGTAAAAACAGCCATTGAAAACGGAGGTTCAAAATACAGCGAGTCTATGGACCACGGTTGGATGTATCAAAGTGCTTTTGCGGATTTAAACGGCCATCAGTGGGAAGTGATGTATGCGGATGCCTCTCAAATCCCTTCCGAATAG
- a CDS encoding alpha/beta fold hydrolase yields MMSPVEKGYKRVNGIQLYYEIYGSGKPLVLIHGGGSSILYDFKEVIARLENKFQLIGIDLQNHGRSEHRDIPETFEQDADDVAALLAELNIHKASFFGFSNGGNTVMQIGYRHPKIVEKLVVASAFYKRNGMMDGFFEMMEEATFDSMPEPFKINFLDLNPDFSKLENLFEKDSKRMQTFIDWDDEVLRSIESPTLFISGDQDVMKPEHTVAMWRLVEHSQLMILPVGHGTYMMADFDGSFNENLVNFTTKEVENFLNK; encoded by the coding sequence ATGATGAGTCCGGTAGAAAAAGGATATAAACGAGTTAACGGAATTCAGTTGTATTATGAAATCTACGGTTCCGGAAAACCTCTGGTTTTGATTCATGGAGGCGGGTCTTCTATTTTATATGACTTCAAAGAGGTCATTGCAAGGCTGGAAAACAAGTTTCAACTTATTGGAATAGATCTCCAGAATCATGGGAGAAGTGAGCATCGTGATATTCCTGAAACATTTGAGCAGGATGCTGATGATGTAGCTGCACTTTTAGCAGAACTGAACATTCATAAAGCTTCATTTTTTGGCTTCAGCAATGGAGGGAATACCGTAATGCAGATTGGATATCGTCATCCCAAAATTGTAGAAAAACTGGTCGTTGCTTCAGCGTTTTATAAAAGAAACGGAATGATGGATGGTTTTTTTGAAATGATGGAAGAGGCTACCTTTGACTCAATGCCTGAGCCTTTCAAAATCAATTTTTTGGATCTCAATCCGGATTTTTCCAAGCTGGAAAACCTATTTGAAAAAGATAGTAAAAGAATGCAGACTTTTATTGACTGGGATGATGAGGTGTTGAGGTCTATCGAATCACCTACTTTGTTTATTAGTGGAGACCAAGATGTGATGAAGCCTGAGCATACCGTAGCTATGTGGCGGCTGGTAGAACATTCACAGCTGATGATCCTTCCTGTAGGACATGGAACTTATATGATGGCTGACTTTGATGGCAGTTTCAATGAAAATCTAGTCAACTTTACAACTAAAGAAGTAGAAAATTTTTTAAACAAATAA
- a CDS encoding VOC family protein — MAKLNPYLNFDGKAEEAFNFYKSVFGGEFVGEIHKMGNAPGTENLSEEEKNRVMHIALPIGGDLLMASDIVPSFGQKLNVGNNNYVSIFPESREEADRLFKGLSEDGNVEMPIEDQFWGDYFGSFQDKYGVHWMVNYNEEYGK, encoded by the coding sequence ATGGCAAAATTAAATCCGTACTTAAATTTCGATGGAAAAGCTGAAGAAGCATTCAATTTTTACAAATCAGTTTTTGGAGGAGAATTCGTAGGTGAGATTCATAAAATGGGAAATGCTCCCGGTACCGAAAATCTTTCTGAAGAAGAAAAAAACAGAGTGATGCATATTGCATTGCCAATCGGAGGTGATCTTTTAATGGCATCTGATATTGTTCCAAGCTTTGGACAGAAATTAAATGTAGGGAATAATAATTACGTTTCTATTTTTCCGGAATCAAGAGAAGAAGCAGACAGACTTTTCAAAGGTCTTTCTGAAGACGGGAATGTAGAAATGCCCATTGAAGATCAGTTTTGGGGCGACTATTTTGGAAGTTTTCAGGATAAATATGGTGTTCACTGGATGGTAAATTATAATGAAGAATACGGGAAATAA